The Anguilla rostrata isolate EN2019 chromosome 2, ASM1855537v3, whole genome shotgun sequence genome contains the following window.
TAACTCTGacctatatatatatcttgCCCACACGGTTTCATCAGCAGGGGTCTTCATAATTGGCCGTGGAGGCAGCGAGCGAGAGCGAAACAACCGCAAACACTTGAGATGAATCAGTGGGATTCTTGGAAAGGAGCTCAAAGACAATTTGGTAAAGGGTGGctcttcccagaatcctctaCCCCTGGAGACGCAAGTGCGTGTTAGTGGTTTGTGACACAAtgagtgggtggaggggggaggggggagggggtcataTGGAGCCTTTCCAAACTACAATTAGATGAAAGAAGCTGGCagacaaagggggggggggggaacatcatgaaaataacaacaaacagatcaaacccccccccttcccttgtGTAAGCACCAGCAGTCCACCAAACAGCCTTACTGGGTACCAAACACACAGGTCCAAAAACAACCACGCTGACCCTGACTCACAACAATGtaataaccaaaaaataataatttacctTAGCATGTAGGCTATAAAGGCCAGACACAGTGAATgtttgctactactactgcttgACACTCTCCAATTTCAGGTAGGctatatcatattttttttttttttttgggggggggtgaggaggggttAAGCCAGGCCAGGCAATAGAGGCCCCCCCAGTCAATGGGCTTGTACTTAATTAGCACACTCTGGGTCAGACACACCAGAGAGCAGTGAGCAGCGTTAgcgagctggagaaggagcagcTGTTCTGCTGGAAAGCCCACGCAGGAGAACCCGGGAGCCCAGCGAGGGTCCATCTGTCACCCGGAGCAACAAGAAACACTGCCCCTGTGACGGGCCCTGCTGCAGCCCAGCGCGCGGACACCTGACCCAGGGAAGGGCCGATGCCACTCCAGCTCAGAGACGGCCACGCTGCCGGGGGGCCAAAATCACTCCGGCCCGGCAAGTGTGTGGGCGGGGACAGAGGCGGAGTTAATGGCTGCTGAACTTACTACATCTCCTGACTATGTTTGCCGTATGTCCAAAGCtgcacgaaaaaaaaaaaagactacccATAATTCCCTCCTGTTTCTGACCGACTGTACTTTGTCATGCGCAAACCCTCACGTGTGACAGTACATACGCAATTCGAAGGGAGGACACTCCCCGCGCGTCTGTTACACAACGACGATACTCTCAACTTCACTCGAGATTCGGTGAGAAGCAGAAGTGATGACTGCCGTCACACACTGCGGGTAGAATTGGTGTTTAGggctaaaaataattttttatttttcatttgtggtgCATCAGGGACAGGAACTTCTCCCGACTTCCCTGCGGGAAACGCAGAGTGTGTGCCATGCTGTGCTGGCTCCTCAAAAACCTCCAGTAAGAGTGCAGGCTTTGTTCCCATTCAAACCCTGTACGAATGCCACGGTTTGTGTCCAATGTGGAGAGAACGGGCCACTTCACACCATGTTTTTACACCGCAACACTGGACATTCCTTCATGGGCCGCAGacattttatattcagaaattattattattattattattattattatgaaatgcaAGGAAACATGTAATTTACAGACCACTGCTACAccagcaaaataacaaatatatgGATGGATAATGTTTGGTTAATGGATACACGTATCATAGACATAAGCTGCTCACAAAAGCTTGTTTGGTATACAGTTAATGGGCGTAACACGCACAGCTGAAAAAAATCCACAGAGGAAAGTTCGGCAAGACAATGgaacccagggaaagtgtttggttggacgTGCAATGCATTCGTAAATCTTTCTTGCGAGGGCCACGGTCTCGGTGAGCGCTTGGCGTGTCTGAACACATGCCTTGTTTACATGCTATATGCCTTCTAAGAGTTTCATATACTGGGGCTGCttcttccaggaaaaaaaaaagtttcattcaATTTCAAGCTCCACATTTAAATGTACGTAAACTTTGGTAAACTGGAGATTTTTGGGCCAAAGTATACCAGGGGCACGTTTAAGTGGGATAGGGTAACCATCATACCATTATATGAGATACCGTTAGCATGAAACATAATTTAACTGCAGCCTATGTCTCGCCTGATGCAGACTGAATAAAGCTTTAAGTGTATGAACACAGCCTTCCTCTTGCATCGGGTTTGTTCACTTCTCATCCGCAAGGttatattttagattttctttccctttttttttttcaggaaattcAGGAACAGAACAATAAATTAGAATGATAACATAAACAGCATAACAttgcacacaagcaaacacacacacacacacacacacacgaataaaCGCACAGGCAAACGAAGAGGACGAgtaagaaaaggagaaaaactgTACAGGGGTCCTTCAGAGCCCTGCCTTCGCCACTCCAGTGATTCTTTTCAGAGAGCATCGATCGGACAGGCCGCCGAACCGGGCCACCGCCTGCCGCCAAGCGCTTGAAGGCATTTCACACCGTGAGCTATAAGTAATCCATAGGTCAACaataagttaataaaaaaataataataataaaaaatcttcTCAGTgctgcattacaaaaaaaatgaaagaaaaaaaataaaatctcaaaaTGCAGAAAGTGGCACGAATAGCGACCTCAGAAATGGTACTGTTCCCTGCGGCACACTAAAGAACTTGATACAGTGGCCCACATTTGTATCGGGACATAACGGCATCCTTGTTCATCTGAAGCTTTTTCTTGAGAAttaccgtttttatttttttatttttttttggcaagagCGCggttttaaaaagtgtttcaaGTTCAACAGTGCATTAATTAGTGCACGGGCGTCATTCGTGTACAACAAGGTATGGCAGTTTACCAAACTTAGCTTTGTGACAAAATTTTGGAACTCCACTCTTTAACACAGTTCCATTTGAGTTCATTATGATATTAGCACTTGCTCCAGCGCTGCTATTGACATCTATGCACCGCTGCCATGGCTTTTTTAACAGCTTTCGTTTGAAAAGCTGTTACACACTTGTGTTGTTTTGGAGCGCAGTTGCATCAGTTGGGCTAGGGCAGTCGGTAAATCACTTAAAGGGCAGCTCTTTGACCACGTTGTGAAGGGAGCGGGGTTCTACACTGGCCAGTAAAAGTCAGGGGCACTGCGGCCATGTAATCATTTACACGCTTTTAATATTACTCAATAATCTGAACTCCCAAGCTGCACAAGTTTTTTGTTGTGAAGAAAGCATTCACCTTGACTCCACCTAGGGCAGCATAACACAGGGTTAAGGCCATTTCCTCTTTGGGAGTCCTTTCATTTGCACAGACGTCAGTAGACTTCCTCTTATGCTAGTACATGCCCATTCTACCTCTGCAGATTGATTTAATTTTACCTTAGCagattgatttaatttaattttttacttatttttcagGCCCCACTCTAGGAATGTTCCTTAGATACAGGATTGGATCCGAACCCAGTGGCAGGAAAGCAGAGATGTGAAAGCTCTGTTCAGCTGCAGCCGTGGTAACTCACAGCATTAGCCTTATGGCCCAACTGCCACCCCTCAGGAAGACAGCTACCGGCACAACGGCTTGCACAAGAGAAAAATTTAGCTAGGCTACATTTAATGGCTGCCCTCCTCTAACTTAAGCTGTTTTCAAAAATCAATCTGGAcctattttgttttcattttttttttaagtgactcACTGAGTCATGTTTCAAAGGAAACTGGCCACCCTGTCGCACCACGAAACACATAAACACCGAGGGGATTCAGATTTTTGAAGGCGTGGACTTGCTGTTGCCGAGCATCAGTGTCACACGGTTTCCAAGGATAATAAACGGGGCATGCTCGCGCTCAGGTACGCAACCCCGCCCTTCATGGCACCAGGCCAGCGACGCCAAGCCCTAAAATCAAAGGGCAAAAACGTAGCCTTAAAAATAGCCACCTCACGCCCGTAGGGCCTAAGCCAGGAGGGGCCTCCGCACCCTTTCAAACCCGAACATGACCGGGCGCATCCAGGATCAAGCACCATTGTCTGCCAACAGGGAACAGCCTTTTTAACTTCTTtaacaaaaagagaaaggaaaaaaaacctcatctTCCATTTTTTGGCAACTAAATACAGAATGATCTGAGGCGTAGGTCACAAAagaggtgggcgggggtggtgatggggggggggggcattgtgtTCCACCTTCAATGGTAATTAGGCAGAATCTCAAACTCATTTTTACCTCGGCCCCCACTTCCCAATTTTCGTCGTCTTTGTTGCTCTTaaaccctccccccttccctaaAGCTTGGTGGCCAGTTCTCAGCACTACGCAGAACCCGCTGGGTTTCTGAGGCCCTCCACGTTTCCTAGACTGCCTCCAAAGGCCCGTTTGACCTAACTTGAACTTACTCGCTTGAAATGGTTCCACCCACTTCCTTTCCTTCCCTCCCAAACAACCCCCTCGCCCGCCGGCCGGccgcccacaccccccgccTCGCAAGCTGTCATGGAAACGCAGTCTACTTCATGCCGCTGCAGATACAGCAGGTCATTTGAGTGCTGGGGCTGTCCTTCCTCTCGGCTTTCCCTCTGCAggaatttatgaaaacattctgAATGCTGTCGCAGTACGCAGGTTAGATCTGCCTGAAACAGACTCCAcgccccttcccctcctcgccccaaacaccaccccccccccccccagcacgaCCTGCTGTATTCGGACATGAAGCAGCCCACTGCAGAATGGCTGGATTGCAGTATAAATGGCCATGGCACAGCACACCTCCGCGGGCTCGTATTACCCCCTCACGGGGGGGTTCATCGTATCAGCAGATTCTCACGCGGAGAACGATGGATGAGCAGAAGGACCTCTACTACGCGGCACTGCTGGCCATTTTCCCTTTGTCTCCGCATTgctattaaaaaacaaaaaaaaaaaaaaacttcaccaTCGAGCTCTGAGAAAGAGTTCGCTGGAGGGGCGAgcgtgtgggtggggggggggaggcggttgAGTCTGCttgtcagaagaaaaaaaaaaccgcaagTTAATAAAAGCACAAATTCGCAGTGGACCTCACTTTTAACTCGCATGTGGGAGGAATTGGGAAGTGAAAGACaaacaggaaagagaaagaaaaaaaacaaaagaagggCCGCCCGAGCTGCACAAGCCCCATTCTGGTGGAACGAAGTGAGCAGGGAAatcaaagagaaacaaaacaacactgaaACTTCACAGGGCTCCACGACTGCGCTGTTTCGTCCCCCAACTCTGTGTCCCACAGCTGTCCTTCCACCCAGTCTCTCTCCTGTCAATCTGAGGAATGGGGTGGCCAGTGGACAGGAAAGGAGTTTAAACTGACGACACGGGGGAATAATAAATAGCCAGTGGTccgtttacccccccccccccccaacactagAAGCTGGAACCTGTCCCCCTGTCAAAAAAAACACCTCCCTTCTCATCTCCAGCCTGCTCGGAGTTACTACTCTACATTTGGCTTCTCCGGCCGAGTGTATGGGTTCTCCAGCAAGTACTGGTAGTGCTTGTAGTTGTCGAACATGTACTTGGGGGCGTACATGTGCTCCTTGGGGTCCGACGGGGGGTACTCCTGCACCGACCCGTCAAACCAACCCCCAGTTCGGATCAGCTCCCGGATGTAGTTGAGGTCGCGCTTGTCCTCGTAGTCCCCCCAGCGGGGGAAGTCCCCGTTCTGGGCCGAGACCAGCTTGAGGAGGATGCCCTCCGGGCTGAAGCACCAGGAGCAGTGCCAGCCGGCAAAGTGGAAGGGGCTCCCGATAGACCACTGCACCAGGATGTGGCCCGTGTCGTTCTCGTACTTCCGGAAGCCCGGCATGGTGTAGTACTCCCTCCGTCGCAGCTTGATGCCGTCGCTGTCGTAGACGCCGGCCAGCATGCCCACCGTGCACCCGGACACCACCTCCAGGGAGCCCAGCTGCTTCCAGAAGAATCCGTAGAGGGACTTGCGCATGTGAATGGCGAAGGGCTCCGTCCAGCCGTCGAAGAGCTTGAGGAAGAGGACGCCCTCCTGCGCGGGGATCTCGTCGGCGTCGTTTATGATGAAGACGTCGTCGGGGCGCAACCCCACCACCCGGGACATTCCGTTGCGGGTCAGGAAGGTGCGCAGGTAGTCGTCGGCGATCCAGCCGTCCTGCCGGCCGCCTTCGGGGAAGTGGTCCAGGAAGACGTAGAGAATCTTGTGCCTCACGTAGTCGTAGGTCCCGTTGAGGAGGCGGCGCAGGAACTGCAGGGAACGGCCCTCGCCGTAGGCCGTGAAGTTGGACTCGCACACCAGGAAGAGGTCCACAGCCTGGGCCAGCTCGCGGAACCGGACGTGGAGGAGGTCGAACTCGTGGTTGACGTTGATGGCGTTGATTATCCTGCGAGGCACCTCCCTGGGCATCAGCCTCTCTTTAGTGGGCAGGTTGGAGTGGTGCACCATGGTGGGCACGCCGCAGTAGGGGCCATGCCAGCCCGGGCGACACACGCACTTTACGAGACGTTTGCCCCTCTTGGGTTTGGACACCGCTGGGTTCACCCCCTCCTGGACCTCCAAGATCTTCCTCTGGCTCGCCGCCGTCACACCGCCTTTCCCCGGATCGTCCCTGGGGGGCGCCGTTTCCGTCCCCTGCCGGAAGCACCGGGCCCCGGCTCTCGTGCGCGCGAAGTAGGGAGTGGGGTCGTCGCGGAGCAGGAAGCTCCGCTGGTGGAGGTCCCCGAGGAGCCTTTCAGGATCCGAGAGGGCGGCTGTCGGGGGGCTGTCCTTTCGATCAGGCCTCATGTGGTGCAGATCGCTGGGGTACCAGGGATTTACATTGAGTTTTGGGTCCAGCAACACCTCCTTAACCTCCAGttcctgcatttaaaaaacacaagacaCAGAGAAAGTTCACTGTTATATCCATAAACAATACATTGGTAGTACATTCAAGGACAAGAtgagcacagccaatcacctcAGTGGCTTCCACCTCTCTCTGCTGTGGTTCTTCTGGCCTCTTCCATGGGTGGGGGACCCCCAACCCTTCCCCGAGATTCAACTCTGGCGCCCGCTGACTCTCCACGACCTCGGGATCCCGGGCCCCGGTGTTGGAGGGCCGCATGGCCAGGGGCGGGCCCTCCTCCGGGGGG
Protein-coding sequences here:
- the mgat3b gene encoding beta-1,4-mannosyl-glycoprotein 4-beta-N-acetylglucosaminyltransferase isoform X1, which produces MIRCPIDCWRRHRMKMRRHRVFLLCTVGLCVISFLHYYKALHYVSLLRELSAPYPNIQSFIMVTGFFWKERATPLAGAPPEEGPPLAMRPSNTGARDPEVVESQRAPELNLGEGLGVPHPWKRPEEPQQREVEATEELEVKEVLLDPKLNVNPWYPSDLHHMRPDRKDSPPTAALSDPERLLGDLHQRSFLLRDDPTPYFARTRAGARCFRQGTETAPPRDDPGKGGVTAASQRKILEVQEGVNPAVSKPKRGKRLVKCVCRPGWHGPYCGVPTMVHHSNLPTKERLMPREVPRRIINAINVNHEFDLLHVRFRELAQAVDLFLVCESNFTAYGEGRSLQFLRRLLNGTYDYVRHKILYVFLDHFPEGGRQDGWIADDYLRTFLTRNGMSRVVGLRPDDVFIINDADEIPAQEGVLFLKLFDGWTEPFAIHMRKSLYGFFWKQLGSLEVVSGCTVGMLAGVYDSDGIKLRRREYYTMPGFRKYENDTGHILVQWSIGSPFHFAGWHCSWCFSPEGILLKLVSAQNGDFPRWGDYEDKRDLNYIRELIRTGGWFDGSVQEYPPSDPKEHMYAPKYMFDNYKHYQYLLENPYTRPEKPNVE
- the mgat3b gene encoding beta-1,4-mannosyl-glycoprotein 4-beta-N-acetylglucosaminyltransferase isoform X2, translated to MKMRRHRVFLLCTVGLCVISFLHYYKALHYVSLLRELSAPYPNIQSFIMVTGFFWKERATPLAGAPPEEGPPLAMRPSNTGARDPEVVESQRAPELNLGEGLGVPHPWKRPEEPQQREVEATEELEVKEVLLDPKLNVNPWYPSDLHHMRPDRKDSPPTAALSDPERLLGDLHQRSFLLRDDPTPYFARTRAGARCFRQGTETAPPRDDPGKGGVTAASQRKILEVQEGVNPAVSKPKRGKRLVKCVCRPGWHGPYCGVPTMVHHSNLPTKERLMPREVPRRIINAINVNHEFDLLHVRFRELAQAVDLFLVCESNFTAYGEGRSLQFLRRLLNGTYDYVRHKILYVFLDHFPEGGRQDGWIADDYLRTFLTRNGMSRVVGLRPDDVFIINDADEIPAQEGVLFLKLFDGWTEPFAIHMRKSLYGFFWKQLGSLEVVSGCTVGMLAGVYDSDGIKLRRREYYTMPGFRKYENDTGHILVQWSIGSPFHFAGWHCSWCFSPEGILLKLVSAQNGDFPRWGDYEDKRDLNYIRELIRTGGWFDGSVQEYPPSDPKEHMYAPKYMFDNYKHYQYLLENPYTRPEKPNVE